The following proteins are encoded in a genomic region of Bacillus sp. Marseille-Q1617:
- a CDS encoding prephenate dehydrogenase gives MEGKVLIVGMGLIGGSLALCIKEEHPDATIAGFDVNHQELRLAKTLGVIDEISRGLEEGAEEADLIIISTPVTQTEKILELLHNAKLKSDVIITDTGSTKEQIMKASRPLKDKGVSFIGGHPMAGSHKSGVTAAKKILFENAFYMLTPPEVGGDLEIETLKEWLKGTRAKFLIVPPKEHDELTGMISHFPHVIAASLVHQAKGSSKEHPYLRRLAAGGFRDITRIASSNPVMWKDITLQNKKVLLDIMINWKVEMEEVINMIRENDSNKIYSYFNEAKKFRDELPVQSKGAIPAFYDLYIDVPDYPGVISEVTAYLAEERISLTNIRILETREDLFGVLVISFQTMEDREKAAVCLKEKTTYEMFLE, from the coding sequence ATGGAAGGGAAAGTATTGATTGTTGGGATGGGGCTTATTGGCGGTTCACTCGCTCTTTGCATAAAAGAGGAGCATCCTGATGCAACCATCGCCGGCTTTGACGTCAATCATCAAGAATTACGGCTTGCAAAGACACTGGGCGTGATCGATGAAATCTCCAGGGGACTGGAAGAGGGGGCAGAAGAGGCGGACCTCATCATTATTTCGACTCCGGTTACCCAAACGGAGAAAATACTGGAATTATTACATAATGCAAAACTGAAATCGGATGTTATCATTACAGACACCGGAAGCACCAAAGAACAAATAATGAAAGCATCCCGGCCGTTGAAGGACAAGGGTGTAAGCTTTATAGGCGGTCATCCAATGGCTGGATCTCATAAGAGCGGAGTCACAGCAGCGAAGAAGATTTTATTTGAAAATGCCTTTTATATGCTCACGCCCCCGGAGGTCGGCGGAGATCTTGAAATTGAAACACTTAAGGAGTGGCTGAAAGGAACACGGGCGAAATTTCTGATTGTCCCTCCGAAAGAACACGATGAGTTAACGGGCATGATCAGCCATTTTCCTCATGTAATCGCAGCTTCACTGGTGCATCAAGCAAAGGGTTCATCAAAGGAACATCCTTATTTAAGGAGACTGGCAGCAGGAGGATTTCGTGATATTACCAGAATAGCATCTTCGAATCCAGTGATGTGGAAAGATATCACACTGCAGAATAAAAAAGTATTATTGGATATAATGATAAATTGGAAAGTGGAAATGGAAGAAGTAATCAACATGATCAGGGAAAATGATTCAAACAAGATATATAGTTACTTCAATGAAGCCAAAAAATTTCGTGATGAGCTCCCTGTGCAGTCAAAAGGAGCCATTCCGGCTTTTTATGATTTATATATTGATGTTCCTGACTATCCGGGTGTCATCTCTGAAGTGACAGCATATTTAGCTGAAGAACGGATAAGCTTGACCAATATCCGTATCCTTGAAACGCGGGAAGACCTATTTGGGGTTTTGGTCATTAGTTTTCAAACGATGGAAGACCGTGAAAAAGCTGCGGTCTGTCTTAAAGAAAAAACGACTTATGAGATGTTCTTGGAATAG
- the aroA gene encoding 3-phosphoshikimate 1-carboxyvinyltransferase, giving the protein MDNKLKLSKPAKGLKGELQVPGDKSISHRAVMFGSVAEGRTTIHNFLMGEDCLSTISCFRKLGVDIDIHADEVTVEGKGWEFLSEPSEVLDTGNSGTTTRLMMGLLAGRPFHSVIIGDESIAKRPMKRVTDPLKLFGTSIDGRDQGNFTPLSVRGGNLKAIQYKLPVASAQVKSAILLAGLQADGVTEVIEPQRTRDHTEKMIIEFGGEIERVEDTIKVRGGQVLKAADVYVPGDISSAAFFMTAAAIVPDSRITLKNVGLNETRIGIADVLKRMGAKIEINEMPDSGERIGDIMVETSELQGIEIGGDLIPTLIDEIPVIALLATQAEGTTIIKDAEELKVKETNRIDAVVQELKKLGADIEATDDGMIIKGKKPLHGAQVHTWGDHRIGMTLAVASLITESPVYLENADAINISYPNFFEDLSKLVE; this is encoded by the coding sequence ATGGATAACAAATTAAAATTATCAAAACCAGCAAAAGGGTTGAAAGGCGAACTCCAGGTGCCCGGAGATAAATCTATTTCTCATCGGGCGGTCATGTTCGGCTCTGTAGCCGAAGGAAGAACCACGATTCATAACTTCCTGATGGGAGAAGATTGTTTGAGCACCATTTCCTGCTTTCGTAAATTAGGAGTGGATATTGATATACATGCAGATGAAGTGACAGTGGAAGGAAAGGGGTGGGAATTTTTATCTGAACCTTCTGAAGTATTGGATACAGGAAATTCAGGAACCACCACCAGACTGATGATGGGATTATTGGCAGGCAGACCGTTTCATTCGGTCATCATTGGTGATGAATCCATAGCTAAACGTCCCATGAAAAGAGTCACGGATCCTTTAAAGCTTTTTGGAACGTCCATTGATGGGCGTGACCAAGGAAATTTCACACCGCTGTCCGTTCGCGGAGGGAATTTAAAAGCGATCCAATATAAACTTCCTGTTGCAAGCGCTCAAGTTAAATCAGCCATCCTGTTAGCGGGATTGCAGGCGGACGGTGTGACAGAAGTCATAGAACCTCAGAGAACGAGGGACCATACAGAAAAGATGATCATTGAATTTGGAGGGGAAATCGAGAGGGTGGAAGATACCATCAAGGTTCGCGGCGGACAAGTGCTTAAAGCGGCAGACGTGTATGTGCCGGGTGATATTTCAAGTGCAGCATTTTTCATGACAGCGGCGGCGATTGTTCCAGATAGCAGGATTACGTTGAAGAACGTAGGATTAAATGAGACAAGGATCGGTATTGCGGATGTTCTGAAAAGAATGGGTGCAAAAATAGAAATTAATGAAATGCCGGATAGTGGAGAACGAATCGGTGATATTATGGTCGAAACGTCTGAACTTCAAGGAATCGAGATAGGCGGGGATCTGATTCCCACTCTAATCGATGAAATACCGGTCATTGCATTACTGGCCACGCAAGCTGAAGGGACAACCATCATAAAAGACGCTGAAGAATTAAAAGTAAAAGAAACAAATAGAATCGATGCGGTCGTACAGGAACTGAAAAAACTGGGTGCAGACATAGAAGCGACAGATGACGGCATGATTATTAAAGGGAAGAAACCACTTCATGGGGCACAGGTCCATACCTGGGGAGATCATCGAATCGGGATGACCCTTGCTGTCGCGTCTTTAATAACAGAGTCGCCTGTCTATTTGGAGAATGCAGATGCCATTAACATTTCTTATCCGAATTTCTTTGAAGATCTTAGCAAGTTAGTGGAATAA
- the hisC gene encoding histidinol-phosphate transaminase: MQWKTQVHNLKAYQPGKTMEDVKEQFNLEKVVKLASNENPFGCSSNVQSFISSAALSHAIYPDGYAKQLRMKVAGHLNVEPSQLIFGNGSDEVIQMISRALLDRTKSTVMAAPTFPQYKHNAIVEGAEVREVPLDDEGRHQLSKMLDSIDETTAVVWLCSPNNPTGEYIRKDELLQFLDQVPSHVLVVLDEAYYEYVTAEDYYDSIELLRSYPQLLVTRTFSKAYGLAGFRVGYGVANTDVISKLEPIREPFNNNSLGQGAAAAAMDDQTFIGECREQNREGLKQFYAFCESSGLKYMKSQANFILIDFGMSGDEVFQFLMSKGYIVRSGEALGYPESVRITVGSPEQNEELIRLMKEFLALAKLEN, from the coding sequence ATGCAATGGAAAACACAAGTACACAATCTAAAAGCATATCAGCCCGGAAAGACAATGGAAGATGTAAAAGAACAATTCAATCTTGAAAAGGTAGTGAAGCTTGCTTCAAATGAAAATCCTTTCGGATGTTCATCCAATGTACAGTCATTTATCTCTTCTGCAGCTCTTTCTCATGCAATCTATCCTGATGGTTATGCAAAACAGCTGCGCATGAAAGTTGCCGGCCATTTAAATGTGGAGCCCAGCCAGCTGATCTTTGGAAACGGCTCTGATGAAGTGATTCAAATGATTTCACGAGCATTGCTCGATCGTACGAAAAGCACTGTGATGGCGGCGCCAACCTTTCCTCAATATAAACATAATGCGATCGTTGAGGGTGCAGAGGTAAGGGAGGTCCCTCTCGATGATGAAGGGAGGCATCAGCTTTCCAAAATGCTTGACAGCATAGATGAAACAACTGCGGTCGTCTGGTTATGTTCGCCCAATAACCCTACTGGGGAATACATTAGAAAAGATGAACTCCTGCAGTTTCTTGACCAGGTTCCTTCCCATGTACTGGTCGTGTTGGATGAGGCCTATTATGAATATGTCACAGCGGAAGATTATTATGACTCCATTGAATTGCTTCGATCGTATCCGCAATTGCTGGTGACAAGGACCTTTTCAAAAGCTTATGGACTGGCAGGATTCAGAGTTGGCTATGGGGTTGCGAACACTGATGTGATCAGTAAATTGGAGCCGATCAGGGAACCTTTTAATAATAATTCTTTAGGTCAGGGTGCTGCAGCTGCAGCGATGGATGATCAAACATTCATTGGAGAATGCAGAGAGCAGAACCGGGAAGGGCTGAAGCAGTTTTATGCGTTTTGTGAAAGCAGCGGGCTGAAATATATGAAATCCCAAGCAAATTTTATCCTGATTGATTTCGGAATGAGCGGTGACGAGGTATTCCAGTTTTTGATGAGTAAGGGATACATCGTCCGTTCCGGTGAGGCACTTGGATATCCTGAATCAGTCAGAATAACGGTCGGATCGCCTGAACAAAACGAAGAATTGATCCGATTAATGAAAGAGTTTCTTGCTCTTGCCAAACTTGAAAATTAA